From the genome of Malus domestica chromosome 04, GDT2T_hap1, one region includes:
- the LOC103408501 gene encoding RING-H2 finger protein ATL74: MHRHLLGTEVNTAAPLSNGNRAADSYVSEAKFDTNMVIILAALLCALICALGLNSFVRCALRCSHRFALETPEQAAAQLAATGLKKRHLRQIPIAVYGSGVNIPATECPICLAEFEDGEKVRVLPKCHHGFHVRCIDTWLLSHSSCPNCRHSLLSTSSAAPAAAAVAAADSTQEANAAAEGSSAAATNESSQQGGRVVVVVEQGT, translated from the coding sequence ATGCATCGACATCTCCTCGGAACAGAGGTTAACACGGCGGCGCCGTTGTCCAATGGAAACAGAGCCGCCGATTCGTACGTTAGCGAGGCCAAGTTCGACACCAACATGGTGATCATATTGGCTGCCTTATTGTGTGCTTTGATATGCGCACTTGGTCTCAATTCGTTCGTCCGCTGCGCCCTCCGCTGCAGCCACAGGTTCGCTCTCGAGACGCCGGAGCAGGCGGCTGCGCAGTTGGCCGCCACCGGCTTGAAGAAGAGGCATTTAAGGCAAATCCCAATTGCGGTGTACGGCTCCGGCGTGAATATTCCGGCCACCGAATGCCCCATCTGTCTTGCGGAGTTCGAAGACGGAGAAAAAGTTCGAGTCTTGCCGAAATGCCATCACGGATTCCACGTGAGGTGCATAGACACGTGGCTTTTGTCGCACTCGTCGTGCCCGAATTGTCGGCATTCGCTGCTGAGTACTAGTTCTGCTGCCCCGGCCGCCGCTGCTGTTGCGGCTGCAGATTCAACCCAAGAAGCTAATGCGGCGGCGGAGGGGTCATCGGCAGCCGCCACCAACGAGTCCAGCCAGCAAGGTGGCAGAGTAGTCGTAGTGGTTGAGCAGGGGACTTAA